GTTGATTCTGCTCTTTATTAATGGTTATTAAATTTCTAATAGACTCAGTGGATTTAGTTGTTTCTTCTTGCAAGCTTTGAATAATGGTTGCAATTTCATTCGCAGATTTTTGACTTTCCTCTGCTAAATTCCTAATTTCATCAGCCACAACAGCAAAACCTTTTCCTGCTTCTCCTGCTCTAGCACTTTCAATCGCCGCATTTAATGCTAACAAGTTCGTTTGATCCGCTATCTGACTAATTTTACTAATAATCTCACTAATATTATTTGATTTGTCATCTAATTTCATTACAACATCATTCACTGTATCATTTGTACTCTTGACGATTTTAGACTGATCCATTAGATTTGTAATAATGGTGTTACCTTTATTAAGGACAAACATATTTGTATTTGATTTTTCGGTTATACTGTCTGATAATGTACTGGTATCTTCTATTTGCTTTTGAGTATTACTAATGACTTGGATTTGTTCGTGTATGTTCTCAGCTGTGTTTGTTGCTCCTGCTGCTATTTCATTGACAGCGTCTGAAACGGTATGAGAATTTTTGTAGATTTGCTCTGTAATACTTTCTATTTGATCACTATTTTTGTCTAGTATGTTGGTAGCCATTTTAACGTCTTCTAATATTTTAACTTGTTCATTTCTATTACTTTCTATTTCTTTAATATTATCTTCTATTTGTATCGAGTTATCCTTTAAGCTTTTTGAAATAGTAGTGATTCCAGCTAAATACATAAATATTGCCCCAAACTGAACAATATAATTGGAGAGGTCTAAATCAATGCCACTGGAAATTAATAAATACACTTTTAATGCATTAATGCTTACAACAATAATACTAATATATACCATAAGTTTTGTATCTCTATATAGTGAATACACTGAAATCATAGGAAATAAATAAACATATACGATTAAATTTTCACTTCCTAATAAAAGAATGGTATAAGAAACCATCATTCCCATAAATGTTAAGTATCTAATGCTTTTACTCTCTGAGTTATTTTTTTTATATACGACTGAAGATATGACCATTGCTACAAAAAAAATCCCTACTGTTAAAACTGCTGTAAAAATCTCTTGTTCAGCAGTTCCTAAGTAATTCATAATTGTTCCTAATAATACTACTGTGAAAATAAGCCATGCAATTGCTAATACTGATTGATTATTTCTAGTCTCCACACTGATGTTATTTTTTGTCAAAGTATTATGCCTCCTTGGTTGAATGATGTAATAGCATTACGTATTTTTTTATTAATTTAGTTTCATTATATTAAGTTATTTTGATTATGTCAATCATTATTAACTTCTAGCGCAAATCTAACCACTTATTATTTTCTTTATTTCTGTGCTAATAATTCCATTTCTATACTAGCAAGAATAAACGCTGCTATTCCCTTGAAATCATTTGATATAACAGGCTCACTTACATAATATTCAAAGGAACCATCTCTATTTGAAGTTACACCTAAACCACCTGTTTTACAAGTTCCTTTAATGATGATGTT
The genomic region above belongs to Natranaerovirga hydrolytica and contains:
- a CDS encoding methyl-accepting chemotaxis protein, which encodes MTKNNISVETRNNQSVLAIAWLIFTVVLLGTIMNYLGTAEQEIFTAVLTVGIFFVAMVISSVVYKKNNSESKSIRYLTFMGMMVSYTILLLGSENLIVYVYLFPMISVYSLYRDTKLMVYISIIVVSINALKVYLLISSGIDLDLSNYIVQFGAIFMYLAGITTISKSLKDNSIQIEDNIKEIESNRNEQVKILEDVKMATNILDKNSDQIESITEQIYKNSHTVSDAVNEIAAGATNTAENIHEQIQVISNTQKQIEDTSTLSDSITEKSNTNMFVLNKGNTIITNLMDQSKIVKSTNDTVNDVVMKLDDKSNNISEIISKISQIADQTNLLALNAAIESARAGEAGKGFAVVADEIRNLAEESQKSANEIATIIQSLQEETTKSTESIRNLITINKEQNQLVEEAKDVFKDIELNTNDVKESNVNLNEMLRNILQDNNKLINSINDISAISEETMSTSEEASSITAEYKEHTVDALKLVEELKEVTKKLKTYLKE